A genomic window from Scomber scombrus chromosome 18, fScoSco1.1, whole genome shotgun sequence includes:
- the LOC133998898 gene encoding trinucleotide repeat-containing gene 6A protein-like isoform X2 produces the protein MAPIRDSVSHSPNQTGLEHPGLDSQYEPSPWSSGSPCSSDSNSNWGKVLVDGSTDKPNNPSSTNSSVWPPSSSSFSCSSSSSSSGCGSGSDPELASECMDADSSSSIGSEKNLAAVAVTTVMMMSANASSSVSSTTSSPSSSMVTSAMMVGVSVNGDSNGNSRQVISGGMGTISGANNGNNNITGPSHFSVAGSSSIGSNNMGNHNNKLVNNSGVWGTQSGSNMITTGGSTPCINGGLTQNTLNPNANHGAWPQNPTPSPVSQGQRPPQAQGMSSKLGIAPQQGPLLGWGGMAAPDNSSMMEDTEVNNGTANSKVLGSSNSGNGGLQPTNLNTESNGPNNTIMMNTTTTTTNATMTSSPPNSTASPQLSGDCSWGSIGGGSGGPLANGNPASAPQHPKGELGGSGAFGTPWGATTYPGDNCPPNADTVNPQNPALMQAGNPQISSTAAYKSNNNHNNTGAPRWDQGPANNPNQPQSSLSWGVGSNQIPASAGQTQGTGNQTTMGPPVGIPRPWGSSASSSSSSSSSSSTSNNKMSNGEWGSTIPGNNHTDAGSHKGSAANNGWKSLEDDAMGMGGGGGGGGGGGGGGGGGSHSLGSVTGGWGRSGGSEGSGESSGGRSSSDRDSSQQKGVNRRKGNVTPTLVTNVSRVDLDPRVLSNTGWGQTPVRQNTAWDVNSPANKQPQGSRGDERKHSSGSSGWGTATPAAPSQASGGWGGGPGSSGPDTGGSGWGEQRSTSGWDNKGPASGGSGQSGWDDGSSYKGGNNNSNTWSNNINKDDRSNTWTNAPKPQQGWGSSTGNGSEGWGNGGDHPRARANNHWGEPQKSAGSAGWDSDSDRSGSGCWSEPSRTNTSSSNTWVGSGGSNTPDQSTPNPGSNWGDSVHKANSQSKSQGWGEPTTNNHGTQNWGEPNPKTSNEWGKGPESNMSRGNQAPSKPTGWLGGPIPTGAQKEEVATGWEEPSPESIRRRMEIDDGTAAWGDPGKNTRNTGKYSGGSVNMWNRTGQSDQEAMGPGPSSQHQSHPAHNTMHPPPQPMQQQPVAQDKSCSSGWGEPYPQQKESSTWREPTTAPPVTVDNGTSAWGKPMDTTSSWDERSRESRESGSGWGNQHKSVAPGPKPMETWCGEEVSMSNSWDQEEEVEIGMWSNSQQDNRSHDQNTWNYKHKGSNKMNKSVNKQDEPWMKPFINQFNSMNFPRDSPDDSMKTGAGMVQDKRMDLGAMGDYNGVIGKNPGSRHQLHKESAMDRSSYYDKNVNPMLGGSSVAQGRGGPQSQIPPQPNLRNQVPPPILPSQVPPSLLKYPGGNGGLNPLFGPQQVAVLNQLSQLNQLSQLNHINQLQRLLLQQQQQQQQQQQQQQQQQQQQQQQQQQQQQQQQKAQSQRAMPVGRQTEQTRPIGSSPSMMQPPRHLDPSLLKQPPPLKPYMDNYMSHNTPDMQKDAAALGSFSNFPLSLNSNLNVSLDMGVGGGSSVGGAVSYKEPPQSRMKKLWATDPLEQNSKPGAMSSGLRLEDSPFYDFLSPGPSPLSPPGQSMGSVGDGWPPRANSPPPHGNTVTWPPEFRPGEPWKGYPNIDPETDPYVTPGSVINNLSINTVRDTDHLRDRNNGPSSSLNTTMPSNSAWSSIRASSHSGSLTSTAQSTSARPSESKWSPSGGSVSNSSLAHELWKVPLPPKALSVAAPSRPPPGLTSLKNSSASSGWDSSALRLGGWGSTESRYTPGSSWGDSSSSGRTQWLVLKNLTPQIDGSTLRTLCMQHGPLITFHLNLPHGNAVVCYSSKDEAAKAQKSLHMCVLGNTTILAEFASEEEINRFFAQGQSLATPSSGWQTIGSSQSRMDQPHPFPSRAPEPNQWNSSDLHSSSLWGGPNYSSSLWGTPSGTEAGRISSPSPISSFLPVDHLTGGGDTM, from the exons ATGGCTCCCATTCGGGATTCCGTCAGCCACTCCCCTAATCAAACAG GTCTTGAGCATCCTGGCTTGGACTCGCAGTATGAGCCTTCTCCCTGGTCCTCTGGCTCTCcctgcagcagtgacagcaACAGCAACTGGGGAAAAGTCCTAGTGGACGGAAGCACCGACAAACCCAACAACCCTTCTTCAACTAACTCTTCCGTCtggcccccctcctcctcctcattctcttGCTCCtcgtcttcttcctcctctggctGTGGGTCAGGATCAGACCCTGAGTTGGCATCAGAATGCATGGACGCAGACTCTAGCTCCTCGATCGGCTCAGAGAAAAACCTCGCCGCTGTTGCTGTGacaacagtgatgatgatgtcagcaaatgcttcttcctctgtgtcttcTACGAcgtcttctccctcctcttctatGGTGACTTCTGCCATGATGGTCGGGGTTTCAGTGAACGGAGACAGCAACGGCAACAGTCGTCAGGTTATTAGCGGAGGAATGGGAACCATCAGTGGTgcaaataatggaaataataataTCACCGGGCCCTCCCACTTCTCCGTCGCTGGGTCCAGCAGTATTGGCAGCAATAACATGGGTAACCACAACAACAAGCTTGTCAATAACAGTGGTGTATGGGGTACCCAGTCAGGCAGCAACATGATCACCACCGGCGGAAGCACCCCCTGCATCAATGGAGGGTTAACCCAAAACACTTTAAACCCAAATGCCAACCACGGTGCCTGGCCACAGAATCCAACCCCAAGCCCAGTGTCCCAGGGCCAACGGCCTCCACAGGCTCAGGGGATGAGTTCCAAACTGGGTATAGCTCCCCAACAGGGCCCCTTGCTGGGCTGGGGTGGCATGGCAGCTCCAGACAACAGCAGTATGATGGAAGACACTGAGGTGAATAATGGTACAGCAAACAGCAAGGTGTTAGGAAGCAGCAACAGTGGAAATGGTGGCCTGCAGCCTACCAACCTTAACACTGAATCCAATGGACCAAATAACACTATAATGAtgaatactactactactactactaacgcCACAATGACCTCTAGTCCACCAAACTCTACCGCCTCACCCCAGCTCAGCGGGGACTGTTCCTGGGGTTCCATTGGAGGAGGGAGTGGGGGTCCGCTGGCCAATGGAAACCCCGCATCAGCCCCCCAGCACCCCAAAGGAGAGTTGGGGGGTTCTGGGGCCTTCGGTACGCCTTGGGGCGCAACTACCTACCCTGGAGACAATTGTCCCCCAAATGCAGACACTGTGAACCCCCAAAACCCTGCCTTAATGCAGGCTGGGAACCCCCAAATCTCCTCTACTGCTGCTTACAAGAGTAATAATAACCACAATAACACTGGGGCTCCACGCTGGGACCAGGGGCCTGCCAACAACCCAAACCAGCCTCAGAGCAGCTTGTCCTGGGGTGTTGGCTCAAATCAAATCCCAGCCTCTGCAGGCCAAACACAAGGAACTGGGAACCAAACTACAATGGGCCCTCCAGTAGGGATACCTCGCCCCTGGGGAAGCAGCGcgtcctcttcttcctcttcctcatcgtCCTCTTCCACATCTAACAACAAGATGTCAAATGGAGAATGGGGATCAACAATTCCTGGTAACAACCACACAGATGCTGGAAGTCATAAAGGAAGCGCTGCCAACAATGGCTGGAAAAGCCTAGAGGATGACGCCATGGGCatgggaggtggaggaggtggaggtggaggaggaggaggaggaggaggaggaggaagccaTAGTTTAGGCAGTGTGACTGGAGGATGGGGTCGCTCTGGAGGAAGTGAGGGAAGTGGCGAGAGCTCTGGAGGCCGATCCAGCTCAGACAGAGACAGCAGCCAGCAAAAAGGGGTAAACCGCAGAAAAGGTAACGTTACTCCAACATTAGTAACAAATGTGAGCAGGGTTGATCTGGACCCAAGGGTTCTGTCCAACACTGGATGGGGACAGACGCCCGTACGGCAGAACACCGCCTGGGATGTAAATTCTCCTGCTAACAAACAGCCCCAGGGTTCCAGGGGAGACGAAAGAAAGCATAGCAGCGGAAGCTCCGGATGGGGCACAGCAACACCGGCAGCTCCTTCCCAGGCCTCTGGAG GTTGGGGAGGTGGGCCAGGAAGCTCAGGCCCAGATACAGGAGGTTCTGGCTGGGGAGAGCAAAGGTCAACCTCTGGTTGGGACAACAAAGGCCCAGCAAGTGGAGGAAGTGGGCAGAGTGGCTGGGATGATGGATCCAGCTACAAGGGgggcaacaacaacagtaacacCTGGagcaacaacataaacaaagaTGACAG ATCCAATACCTGGACTAATGCGCCCAAACCGCAGCAGGGCTGGGGTTCCAGTACTGGAAATGGAAGTGAAGGCTGGGGTAATGGTGGAGATCATCCTAGAGCCAGGGCCAACAACCACTGGGGGGAGCCCCAAAAAAGTGCAGGCTCAGCGGGCTGGGACAGCGACAGTGACCGATCTGGCTCTGGATGTTGGAGTGAGCCAAGCCGAACCAACACCAGCAGCAGTAACACCTGGGTAGGGAGCGGAGGATCAAATACTCCAGACCAGAGCACTCCAAACCCAGGCTCCAACTGGGGCGACTCAGTCCACAAAGCCAATTCTCAGAGTAAGAGCCAGGGCTGGGGTGAGCCAACCACTAACAACCACGGAACCCAGAACTGGGGTGAGCCGAATCCCAAGACATCCAATGAGTGGGGAAAAGGTCCTGAATCCAACATGTCCAGAGGCAATCAAGCCCCTAGCAAGCCCACAG GCTGGCTGGGAGGGCCCATTCCCACAGGAGCTCAGAAGGAGGAAGTGGCAACTGGGTGGGAGGAGCCTTCTCCAGAGTCCATCCGTCGTAGGATGGAGATTGATGATGGAACTGCAGCTTGGGGAGACCCTGGTAAAAACACTCGCAACACTg GTAAATACAGCGGTGGATCTGTCAACATGTGGAACAGGACTGGCCAATCAGACCAGGAGGCGATGGGTCCAGGCCCATCCTCTCAGCACCAGTCCCACCCAGCACACAACACAATGCATCCTCCACCACAGCCCATGCAGCAGCAGCCCGTCGCCCAGGACAAAAGCTGTAGTTCTG GTTGGGGTGAGCCCTACCCCCAGCAGAAGGAGTCCTCAACATGGAGGGAGCCTACCACTGCTCCGCCTGTGACAGTGGACAACGGGACTTCTGCATGGGGGAAGCCCATGGACACCACATCCAGCTGGGATGAACGCAGCAGGGAAAGCAGAGAGTCTGGTTCGGGATGGGGCAACCAGCATAAGTCTG TAGCTCCAGGTCCCAAGCCCATGGAGACATGGTGTGGTGAGGAGGTGTCCATGAGCAACAGCTGGGACcaagaagaggaggtggagatcGGCATGTGGAGCAACAGCCAGCAGGACAACAGGTCCCATGACCAAAACACCTGGAACTACAAGCATAAAGGCTCCAACAAG atGAACAAATCAGTCAACAAACAGGATGAACCATGGATGAAACCTTTCATCAACCAGTTCAACAGCATGAACTTCCCT CGAGACTCTCCTGACGACTCCATGAAAACAGGAGCAGGGATGGTGCAGGACAAGCGTATGGACCTGGGCGCTATGGGAGACTACAATGGAGTGATTGGGAAGAATCCCGGGTCTCGACACCAGCTCCACAAGGAGTCTGCCATGGATCGCAGCTCTTACTATGACAAG AATGTAAACCCTATGTTGGGTGGCAGCAGTGTAGCACAGGGCCGTGGCGGCCCCCAGTCCCAGATCCCCCCCCAACCCAACCTTCGTAACCAAGTGCCTCCGCCCATCCTGCCCTCTCAG GTCCCTCCATCCCTGTTGAAGTACCCAGGAGGTAACGGAGGCCTGAACCCTCTGTTTGGCCCTCAGCAGGTGGCTGTGCTCAACCAACTCTCCCAACTCAACCAGCTGTCACAGCTCAACCACATCAACCAGTTACAG CGtcttctcctccagcagcagcagcagcagcagcagcagcagcaacagcagcagcagcagcagcagcagcaacaacaacaacaacaacaacagcagcaacaacagcagaagGCTCAGAGCCAGAGAGCCATGCCTGTAGGACGACAGActgaacag ACACGTCCTATTGGTTCGTCTCCATCAATGATGCAACCGCCACGGCACCTGGACCCCTCCCTGCTAAAGCAGCCCCCACCCCTCAAACCGTACATGGATAACTACATGTCCCACAATACCCCTGACATGCAGAAGGATGCTGCAGCTCTTGGATCCTTCAGCAACTTCCCTTTAA GCTTGAACTCTAACCTGAATGTATCCCTGGACATGGGTGTTGGTGGTGGTAGTAGCGTAGGCGGAGCTGTGAGCTACAAAGAGCCACCCCAGTCCAGAATGAAGAAACTTTGGGCTACTGACCCTCTGGAGCAGAACAGCAAACCTG GTGCTATGTCGTCTGGGCTGCGTCTGGAGGACTCTCCCTTCTATGACTTCCTGTCTCCTGGCCCATCTCCCCTGAGTCCTCCCGGCCAATCAATGGGCTCGGTGGGCGATGGCTGGCCACCCCGTGCCAACTCCCCCCCGCCCCATGGAAACACTGTCACCTGGCCCCCAG agTTCCGGCCCGGGGAGCCTTGGAAAGGTTACCCCAACATTGACCCTGAGACTGACCCTTATGTGACCCCCGGCAGTGTCATCAACAACCTCTCCATCAACACCGTCCGCGACACAGACCACCTCAGGGACAGGAACAACG GGCCATCCTCATCACTGAACACCACGATGCCTTCTAACAGTGCCTGGTCATCCATTCGTGCCTCCAGCCACAGCGGTTCCCTCACCAGTACAGCACAAAGCACTTCAG CCAGACCCAGTGAGTCAAAGTGGTCTCCCAGCGGCGGTTCTGTGTCTAACTCCTCCCTGGCCCATGAGCTGTGGAAGGTCCCCCTGCCTCCCAAGGCTCTGTCTGTGGCGGCCCCCTCCAGACCGCCACCCGGCCTCACCAGCCTGAAGAACAGCTCTGCCTCCTCTGGCTGGGACAGCTCTGCCCTTAGGCTGGGGGGGTGGGGCTCCACTGAGTCCAGATACACACCTG gTTCCAGTTGgggtgacagcagcagctcagggAGAACCCAATGGCTCGTTCTGAAAAATCTCACACCTCAG aTTGATGGCTCTACCCTGAGGACCTTGTGCATGCAGCACGGCCCTCTGATCACATTCCACCTCAACCTGCCGCACGGTAACGCTGTGGTATGCTACAGCTCCAAGGATGAGGCCGCCAAGGCCCAGAAGAGCCTGCACAT GTGTGTTTTGGGGAACACTACTATTCTGGCTGAGTTTGCCAGTGAGGAGGAAATCAACCGTTTCTTTGCACAAGGGCAGTCATTGGCCACTCCCTCCTCTGGCTGGCAGACCATTGGCTCCTCTCAGAGCAGAATGGATCAGCCCCACCCCTTTCCCagccgcgctcctgaacctaaCCAATGGAACAGCAGCGATCTTCATAGCTCCTCCCTCTGGGGCGGGCCCAACTATTCCAGTAGCCTGTGGGGGACACCCAGTGGCACCGAGGCGGGGAGGATCAGCAGCCCTTCTCCAATCAGCTCCTTCCTCCCGGTGGATCACCTGACAGGGGGTGGGGACACCATGTGA